Genomic window (Nicotiana sylvestris chromosome 7, ASM39365v2, whole genome shotgun sequence):
ATAGGCCTTCAAGCTTCTCGAACCTTCTGCCATTTTCTCCAAAAAACTTCCAAATAAAAATCTTGCCCCGAATCTGAATTTTTACCCCTCTTTTGATAAAAAAAGGACAAATGGAGGGAGTAGATCAAATTGAATTTTATCCAATGCTCCCCATTTTTTCTCATTTCCATCCAAAGgagaaaaaatccgaaaaataaatTACAGAGAGGGCATATGAGGGAGAGGAAATTTGTTAGAAACGGTTAGAATTTTGGTGATGTGGTGAAAATGGGGCCCGTGTGAATAAACTCGCTTGAGTTTCAGGCGAGTTGGGGTTGACTCGGCctgatggagaagatgaacagtagCTTGCACCATTTTTTGGGTCTCTTGGGATTTAGGGTTTGTTTTGGGAAAATATTATAAAGAGGTTTATATACTAAGGGGGAAATGGGGCGGGTAAGGCGAGTCGGTGTATGGATTCAGGCTGGGGCAGGTGAGGTCTATTGGGCTGGGGTTGAAAATAGGTAAGGGGAGAGTTTGGGCTTAGCCTAAATTAGCCCAATATAATTTAAGACCAAACCTTCTTTTCTTTCACCTTTTTTTaaaatccttttcttttgtttttttttaatgaatGAAATCCTAAAATTAAACTCCTAAATCACCTAAATTGTAAGATTATACTAActatataattaaaataattataaaTATTACTTGAtcttaaataaaaaagaaaaaatcactaatataaaaattaaaaggtaaaaatgtaaACAAGAgccatttttggattttcatttttaataatataattaattaactaattaatcctaaagaTATAAAAACAAagatctaaatgcaatgcatatcatttttgtatttttcattatttttaataaaataaacatgaacAAAAATGTAAACAATTAACACAAATTCCTACAAAAAAACTATAGATTTGCAAACAATTGGGAGaaatttatttctttaatttataggagtatttcatatagggcaaaaatcacgtgctcacaatcactgggggtgtgcaaactccggaggggctcctacaacccaaacgtcatatcgctgcggcgcgcagcccgatccaatatatatcgttgcggcgtgaagcccgatccatatgtatatccctgcggcatgcaacccgatccatatatataatatcggtgcggcatgtagcccgatccataatagatATAtgatcctcaccattaggtcctaaatctctctcagtcattaacctcacggccactcgggcatatcagtaaaaatcagggaactcaacccaaatagttttcaatatattaagaaatagagtgatgaaaccgaatttaaacaataaacaggtaaaacatgaccgaggatatgcttccaaaacaaatagagtgaggaaagtagtaaaaatacTCCTAAGGGCCTAAACAGGTCGGTACAGGGCCCCAAACATGgcgtacaacccaaaatatagtatcaTTCTCTAAAGTacagaatatcataagatttcaaatcaaatacgtggcttaatagttgctacgggatggaccaagtcacaatccctaccggtgcacgcccccacactcgtcacctagcatgtgtgtcacctcatttatcaaaataatacaacataccggggtttcataccctcaggtctagatttacaatggttacttacatCAAACTGAGGAAAATACTATTCCGCGACGCCCTTGCCCCTcaactcggcctcaactcgcgtcgaatctatccaaaaacagcatcacaacatcaatatatgctaagggaacgaagcccatgcgaaaataatcaaattacaacacaaattccgaaattgacCAAACTCGACTCTCGAGTCCACGTcttgaaatccgataaaaattaaaTCAATAAAATCCTTgtcctcccacgagtccaaacatacaaaaaataccaaaatccggcaacaaatgacccctcaaatccctagattaaggtctccaatttccaagccctaaacccccaatttttgctgctaatttccatagatttcaagcttaatcagtcaaaaaccatcatagaaacaagtttagagTCCAAAAAACCTTACCTCCACAAATCCCTcttgaattctctcttcaaaTTGCTCTCCCAAGCTCAAGCCCGCATGAAATATGATGAAAAACCACTCAAAAATTGCGAAGGGctaaatttatatgttctgccacAGCTAAACCGCTTCTGCGACTAAATCTCGCACTTGTGGACCTGTACCTACGGTCCCAGGTGCCCATTTGCAGAATTCACTTAACCGCTcatgaccgcacctgcgatcaaaACCCCGCACCTGTGCTACCGCAGGTGCGCTCAAACATCTGCATCTGCGATTCCGGCTCCTCTCGCCCATTTCCACATTTGCGGCCCTCCTTGCACTTCTGTGGGCCTGCACCTCCGGTCCCCAagacgcaggtgcggttataacaGGAGCTTCAGCAACTTCAGCTGCAAATTTCCAACTCCAAacctcccgtcaaccatccgaaatcaccccgaggcctcgggacctcaaccaaaagtacgaacaagtcatatactaccatccaaacttataccaaacttcgaaacacctaaaacaacatcaaaacaacaaatcaaccacatattcaagcctaagaactccaaaaacttccaatttctgctttcgatcagaaagtctatcaaaccttgtccgaataacctgaaattttgcacacacatcccataAGACGcaacagacctactgcaacttccggaattccattccgaccccgatatcaaaattttcaccaTCAACCGGGAAACGCCAAAAAttcattttcgccaattcaattcTAAATCTActttggacctccaaaacacattccgatcacgctcctaagtcccaaatcacctcccgaagctatccgaatcgtaagaaccaaattccgagatcgtttgctcacaagtcaacttccgattgacttttccaactaaaagaccaacttaagagactaagtgtctcaaacctttccAAAAACTATTCCGAATTCGGACCGACTaacccgataccatataacacagatgaacaaagcataaagaagcaaaaatgggaaaaatagagcggtaactcataaaacgaccggccgagtcgttacaatTTTATAGCAAATCTAGTGTAGTACTGAAACAAGAAATCAATTGTCTTGAACTAAAACAAGAGAGTAACAAATCTTCATAGCTCAGTTGGTTAGACCATCTATTTAGTAAGTGGAGGTGTTCAGATTGACTCTCAATGAGaatattctatttttttttgtctttttgtatTTTGCTTTAGTTGTATTCATTGCGCAAATAAATTTAGGGTGTGTTTGTATgacgaaaaatattttccggaaaatattttcccatTTTTCACTGTTTGGTTGCacaaaaatagtttgaaaaatattttcctagaTCACATTTTCCTGAAATTGGATAAAATGATTTCCCTAGAAAAAgttaggaaaacattttccaaaaactCCACATACCCTCACATCTAACCCAACCCCCTCCCTCTTCTCTTCCCTATGCCACCTCTCCTACCCCCTCtctccaaaaagatttttttttcagattttaattttttttcttttctgtcaTCACCCACCCTGctaccccctccccctccccgATTGTCCCCCTCCCTCCATCgatttttttcttgaaaatatttttcacggaaaatattttctattataccaaacacacccttagttGATACAATTTATATCCATACAAGTGATACAAACTAGTAATTCCTCTTAATTTGTTAATAAGAAAAAGTAAGGAGTTAATTAAGGAGAAAGTAAATACCAACGCGTTTCTAAGATTGGCTTTTTTCGATGGTAGATAAATATGTGGAGGGCTGTTAATAATCTTTAAAAGTTTAATCCAATCTAACCAAATTTATGCAGCTATTCTTTTAAAACTTATTTGCATTCATGACACGTATGCTCCCTTTTCATGTAAGTGAAAGTTAGATTAATGATGGATTAAAAAGTGGCATTTTTTGATTAACTTTCTTTCTTGTTTGTGGTTTTGCTTTTTCTTCTTAATCTTCCTTCCATATTATAATTACTTATTTgaaaagttaaacaatttcttaaatttttttaTCTAGAAATTTTGATTTCTAGCTAGCACGTACTTTTTTCCTATTATACTTTTTAAATATATAACTTTTATTAAAAAAAGAAATTGGTATATATTCAAATCTAGACTTGTTGATCTTCATACTCCAAATTCAGCAAAAAATTATGCACTTCGCATGTTTGCACACATCAATAAGTGCATGACTTGTTTTTGTAAATAGATTCGTCTCACTTAATTATGGttaattaaaatatatattttcaccTAATAAAATCTTATAACTATAATAAATGAGTATAGTTTGGTATAATGACCCGGTGGGTAAAGAatactatttttcttttatttttctgcttATGCAGCCACTGGTCATATATAGCagaaatacttttttttttggaCAGAACAAAGATAATATATTAAATATTACGGAGTACCAGCACTTACATCATTAAGGAAGCTACAAGCCTTGAGGACATTCAAATTCCCCATCTCCGCTAAACTGTAACACACATTAGTACTAAAGTTTTTAACCAAATACACATAATCATACTTATCCATTGctaaattatttaaaacaaacgGGGTAGGTTTATCAAAAAGCATGTAGTTTCTTGCATGCTTGAGTGCCTCCTTTGCCATCTTATGAGCTACCTTGTTTCCCTCCCGAAAGTTATGGCTGATCTTCGGTTGCTTCAGTTGGTGCATCAACCACCTCCAAGTAACAACAACCGAGTTGTGAGGGAAACAGTTAGAATGTAAAACTTCAGTAACAAGGATTCGTTCTGTTCCTCGTTATAGTCTTAACATTGAAACTCTGGAGGGACTGAATACAATACGTCCAACCATAGGGATCATGCCATCTGGTTTCCCGTGGGCACAAAAATCTGCCAGAGGGAAGGACAACTTTTCGTTTACATGGCACACAGATATTACCATCCCCATTAGCAGAAGCAAGACAAATGGAGGTTCATTAACTGCAGGGAGTTATGATAAGTACATATATACAGTTCCATATTCTGATCACTCATGCTTTCCTGAGTTACAAAAATTTGTCGAATTTCTCAAGCCAATTAATATCAAAGGCATTGTATCTTCATCTACTTCTTATGTGGAACCCCTATACCACTTTGGACACCTTTGTCGGACCCAGCAAGCGTCAGAGTTCTTATTTCAGAAGCTGAGAAGTAAAGGATGTGAAAAAGTTGAAGTTATTCATGCAAAGTCTCCCTTTGGAGACACCGGTACAGTGCCATTAGGGAGGAAAAGGAGAATAAGGCAATTTTTTTGTACAGGTAATCATGTTAGTAGGGTGAGGTTGTTGAGAAGAGAGAGGCAAGGAGTAAAGATTGTGGACAGAGATCCTGATTAACCTTCTACATGTCCTCCAcaggtttttatttttatttttaatatacacaAGTTCTGAAGTTACTCCATTGTGTGTAATGATGTAGAACTTCCTTCCAACATAAAAGAGACAGTAGAAGCAGAAAAATAATCTTTGCTTAGATTATGATTTGTATGATCTTCTGGAGAATTTGAAGAGCTCAAGAGTTCATTTTCTTACTCGGTCTCCACATACATGACTCATATTACTCTGCAAATCTTTTCTTAAGGCTTGTAGACAAGTAAATATCATTGTATTCTGTGTTAACatgaattattttttttgtaCAAATGAGATCTCCTTGAAGAATTCTGGGCAAATTATACTCTTTGATCCGTCCTGTTTGTTACGAACATTCAATTGCTTTGTATATAAAATCAGATTGCATAATTTGCTACTGGCCTCCAAGGTATTGTTACTTGAAACAATCTTTGATACTTGcttcaaaattttctttgataGGATGCCTCAAAGATAATTCAAACATGGGAATCTGACTTTCTATTTCTTTTTGATAATTTATGCTCGTCTCAGCAATTCCTTCATCTTTAGTGAATGAACATTGAGATTaaatatttttgacttttttttcaTTGATGAAATAGCTCCTTTGGCTCGTAACTGGTAACTTTGATGGTGGTCCTCTTTTCAAGAGAGATCAATGTGATCCCATGGTCTCATATATGAGATGTAGGCTAGagaaattagatattttgctttATGATAAAATGCGGAATCTGTCTCTCTAGTTGATGCTGGATGTTTCTGACTCTCTCTTGCAGTGAAGTTCCAGACCTCCAGGAATTGCTAGCCGACCATTCAAGTTGATGGTATACACAACCTTGTATGGTTGCAGACTGATGCTCCACAGAAAATCTGGTATAGGAATTCTCACATAAAACAGCATTTTATATCTCCCGTCTTTGTGAACTTCTTTTAGCAGGCATTTAGTTGTTGAGTCTGATCAAGTTGGTTTGAAGGGAGTTCAGTTGGCAGTTCTTTCTTTAGTTGAGTTAAATACTTATATTGAGTAGCGTTGAAGAGTACATTCTTTTTGCCTGACAAATACATAATCTTTTTTTATACTTAATTATCTGGTTCATGGTCTCGATCTGTATGCTAAACTATTTTTTGAACTTAATAATAACATGCATAAATTGCGTTAATACATTGTTGATAATCGGCTTAATGTATACATATTTTGATATATATCGCCTCACATTTTGTTCATGTCTCGAAGATTTGAGATGTGTAATATGATGATTTGTGCTAATTTGTGGTATATCTATGTGTATGAATCATTCGGATGCAATTTGGGACAAAATGGCGCAAATTGGAGCGAAGTTGGGAAGAAAAGGCAAAAAGTGAAATTTGAACAGTAGCTCAAAATTTTGAACGCCACGGCCAGCGCCCCACGCTGCCCTGGACGCTCGAGGCGTGAAGTTGTCTGTTCCGACTAGGACTCGGTTATTTTGACCCTAGACGCCCCTAACCCATATAAAAGCCAACCTAAACCTATTTCGGAGGGGTGGACGTGACTTTGAGAGAGGAACAGAAGTATGCAACGCTTGGGAGCACAaatttgatcaattcttccattCTACTTCTAGTACTCATTGATTTTATGTTTGAAAACATTAATTTTGATGATTGTATGAACATGAGTGGCTAGGAACCTTATTGTTCTAGAGTCGTGGGTGATACATGAATGTTgatgtttgaagtttaatttgacgaagttgattttatcatattgggttatttatttaattctgtttttaattattttgctgagaagctaacagtgaaatactatctacgaatctagagttggactcgaaagtgggaactctagattgcatatagaattaaatagagcaggTTCTTGAACCCCGGGCATCGGGAACGGATTCGcgattaggatagacatatacctaattgccttgcttggttgaaatacaggaattgtaaatgcattcttgttaatcttaattccatagacatataggcgttaagttagcttgaataggcgagtaagagcTCGACAGATTCCTATGAGTAACAACAACCCTGTCAGTCAATCAACAATTCAGGTAGATTAATTAGTCATTTTAAGTCAAGTACGCAACACGATTGTTAGCTAATCTGTGATCCTGGAATATCCTCTCCTACTGATTGTTAATCGAAATTGCTTAATTGTTTTGGTTGATTTCTAGTAATTCATTGTTTGATATTTTTAGGTAGTAAATTAGTCACTTATGTATTTTGTAAGAAATCTTTAAATCGATAAGTTATTTGAGTTTGAATTAgtcaaaagttaatcataaatACATGACTTAATGGGTGGTGACAAATGTTTCTTTATGATATTTGTTGATAAAAGATGCTACATATTCGGTGATATGTAAATATTCTTTTTTACTATACCACATGAAAATTACCCTTTCGCATGCAAGTAACGAAATTAAAGAATCCTCCTTGCCCCATTGGAAAAAGGAGGAAAACATACAGCAGGGGTTAATGTAAGCTTTATTTCGAACTAGTACTTGGCGACTTTGCAAGTATCAATTTGGATGAGAAAGAAAAGCGAAGAAAATGATGGAGTTATTTGATGTGTGACTGAGTCTTTGGTTTCTGGATGAATCCTAAGATATAATCTTCCAACATGCAGGAGACTGCGGCTTCTAGTCCTTCATATTCAGTCTTTTGAGGTTCCAATGTCATTGGTTGACACTGACTGGTGTTATCCCACCACTTTGCTGTATGAATTTACAGCGTAATTGTGGAAAACAAAAGTTCTAGTAGTCAACTTTTGTTGGTTCGGCTGATTAAGACTACCTTTTTGGCaatatagcaaaatatttaatttcttTTTGAGTTTAATTTTCCTTCTCCTTTTTACTTAGCATCCTTTAGCTTGGAGTCTTGGACTTCTATCTCCCTTAAAGAGTGGCCCCTTCTTGTAGGAATTCGCTTCATTAGTTTTAAGATTAAAATGTTTGATTATATATGTAACATATTTATCTATTATTCCATTCTGCTGGAAAAACGAAATTAGATAGTATTTGAACTGTTTGCATATTTGCTACCGCAATCCATCTGGTCTCATCTTTATGCTGAGCAAATTGATGATTCATCATAAATTGTGAGTTTTACGTAATTGCTAGAACACTGTAATCCTCCTTAATTCGGATTTTGATTTGACAATGTAAGCAAGTTCACATGGGCTGAATTGGAAAGTTTTCTGGTCATATAGAAAAAATTGGTCTTTGGGGAGGTGGTGATTGaatttatttaaattcaaaagtTGGTGCCCAAGTAATCAAAGTAAATGGTGAAATGATTCTCCCCCAAAATCGAAATTAACGTTTGTTGGAAAAATTTGGTATTTCTTATCGTCCACTTATTATGTACCCAATTCGCACGAAATAGGAAAGTGGATGTGGATGGTTGGCCAATGAATTGTGGGATTACTGCTGTAACggtccggccggtcgttttgagagtgaTAGCCCTGATCTCCTATTTACTGTTTCTCCCTGTACCTTtttctgcttatgtgacttgccgggaggttttatttttgatttcggagtattttgggacacttagtccctaaaacggaAGCTTAAGCCTTAGAattttgaccatagtcggaactgTGTGAAGACAACTCTGGAAGGAGTTctgtcggttccgttagctccgttgggtgattttggactatgggcgtgtccggattgtattttggaggtctgtagctgatttaggcttgaaatagcgaaagttgaatttttggagattttgaccggtagtggactatttgatatcggagtcgaatttcgattccggaagttggagtaggtccataatgttgaatatgacatgtctgcaaaatttgaggtcaatcggacatggtttgataaTTTCGCATCAgttgtagaaatttgaagtttcaagttcattaagtttggagtGGAAGGCGGTTCGTatttttagcattatttgatgtgatttgagggttcgactaagttcatattgtatttcaggacttgttggtatgtttagttgagatcccgggggcctcgtgTATGTTTCGAATGCTCAACGGATTGAAATTTGGACTTATGCAATTGCTGAAGATTTCTGGTtgctggtgttttcgcacctgcggttggggGACCGCTGGTGCGGGGTCGCACGTACATGAGGTCAGGCGCAGAACCGGAAATGGGAGGAGCGCCAGGGGTCACAGGTTCGAGAGAAATGCCGCATCTGCAATGCCCGCAGATGCGCTAGAGGAATCGCAGATGCGGAtggagaccgcagaagcggaccaCTGTCCGCGGGTGCGCACACGCAGGTGCGACCACCTTATCGCAGATGCAGATCCAGGGGATTTAAGTTAAGTCCGCACCTGTGATGGAATTTTCGCAGGTGCAATTTTTGGTCCGTAGATGCAAAATAGCTGGGCAGAAAAGGGCCAAGTTCGAGAATTTTATCCCATTTTCAGTTTTTGTACTTAGAGAGCTCGAATTTGGCCAttatttgagggattttcagagaaagCTTTtggggtaacgattcttaactcctttatgATTATATTCCACTAATGTAtggttgatttcatcatttaattaaggattgtGGTTGTGAAATTTGGGGGAAAATGGtagaagttcttcaactaagattttggattttgaatgggattttgatatcggatttgaataattttggtacAAGTGAACTAGTGAGTGAAtcagtgttcatattttgtgacgcgaatttcgagacgtggaccGGGGAGACTTTTTAGGGCGATTTTCGAATATTTTAttaaagtcttgatttcattaattagattagccTATTATGgttatatttatgatatgtaattgctttaggctagatttgggccattcgaaGTCGGATATTCATGAAAAAGGCATTATTaccgattgattgagcttggtcaAGGTAAatggtttgcctaaccttgtgtgggggaaatccccataggatttggtactgttgtaaTATGTGAGCACCATGTACGTGAaatgacgagtgcgtacacgagcTATTTATtgtaaaactccatttttcaccGAGTAATAATCTGTTTCACTTTTGAGTTATACTAGCACGTGTAATTATCCCGTTTAACCTAGAATAGCAAGTCTCTTAAATGCTTATCTGAACTCTATGCAGCATGCTTAGTGGATTTCCTGCTTTCTCCTTGACTCGTACTAGCCTAAACTGTCGGATTTCTTGTTGTAGCTGTTTTCTTCCATTGTTTGAgctgcgtatttattttgggactacagaacgatattccgggagatcccctgtatatttactttgggactacggaacggtattccgggagatctccttgcatatttactttgggactacaaaacggtattccgggagatcccccttcttatttattttgggactatggaatggtatttcgggagatctccctgcacatttacgtttgggactattagatggtatctcgggagatcccctgttatcGGTGTATTGTACTGTTATGTTTCTGTGATTTCCTTTTTATTAAATTTCAGTCTTTATTATACTGCGATATTTCGTtctgtcatatatatatatataccacacCAGTAGGgtcttgacctgacctcgtcactgctcgatcgaggttaggcttgacacttactgagtaccgttgtggtgtactcatgctactcttctgcacatattttcgtgtgcataTCCAGCTACTTCTTGCCAGCCACGTCATCAGTGAGCAGCGAtagttggagacttcaaggtatatctgccgcgtccgcagacctcggagtccccctctattcTCCCATATGTCCATTATCTTATGTACCTTTTTTGTTAGACTCTAATGTATAGAGATACTAGTTTTCCTTTTGTAGTTTGTGACTCATAatattctgggttttgggaagaCTGTGTAGTTTTGAGGAGTTGGCTATTGTACATGCCGAGTGGCATTGTTATCAATTATGTTATTACTGTtacagttagttgttaaatttATGTTTTCATTCCATTATTCCGCAAAtattaggtttacctagtcgtaaagactaggtgtcgtcacgacatcTCACGGAGGGaggatttggatcgtgacaactgTCCACCAGTAGCAACCTAAACGTTACGTTTACTAGGTATTCATTGCTTTCTTGGACAATCAAAATGACAATTTGGTGTTTCAGATATTTGGTAAATCAATTACTATAATCAATTAATTTGGTGTTTCATAAATCAATTATATCAATACAGATACTCAATTTCTAGCGTGTTGTCTTAGAAATAATGGTGTTTCACATATTTGGTAAGAAAAAACTACTGTACTGGATATTTGGATACACTTGAGAGGTTGTAGGCTCAGCATTTATTGTTCTCCACAAAGAGTTACATGGGTAGCTGAGACTTATTCAAATTGATAGTTACTTATCAAATCATGGTTAATGCTAATGTTTGATGTATTAGTCCAATGGAATTATCGGATTTAGCTAAACTAGGTGCCTGTCATGTGTAACTTTGAACCATCTCCATTAATTTGCGAGACTCTTCCAGCTGTGTTTTCCCATTGGTTAATAGAATGACTATAATGCCCCCTCCCTGGATTGCTCATAGTTCATATTTTAAAGAGAAATACTTCTATTAATTTATTTGTTGTGAAATGAAATGCTAGGACTAGCTGATGGTTGAAAAAACAAGAGTCCTGAACTAAAATGtgatttttttttagtcaaattgcacaaataggtggtaaaaaaaaggtacatttttatatatagcgccacaatacctggcgctatacattaacaatAACGGAACCGATAAAGTATAAcgtcaggtattgtggcgctatactgtaaaagctgacatgaccaggtatagcgccacaataactggcgctatacattaacggttccgttactgttaatgtatagtgccaggtattgtggcgctataatagattttcctggccccaccaataatttcggacttcaataattcaaaagcgtatagtgccaACGTTTTTGGCGCTATACATATAAAAAAatccggctagccatttcc
Coding sequences:
- the LOC138872945 gene encoding uncharacterized protein, which codes for MADLRLLQLVHQPPPSNNNRVVRETVRILNIETLEGLNTIRPTIGIMPSGFPWAQKSARGKDNFSFTWHTDITIPISRSKTNGGSLTAGSYDKYIYTVPYSDHSCFPELQKFVEFLKPINIKGIVSSSTSYVEPLYHFGHLCRTQQASEFLFQKLRSKGCEKVEVIHAKSPFGDTGTVPLGRKRRIRQFFCTGNHVSRVRLLRRERQGVKIVDRDPD